In Quercus robur chromosome 11, dhQueRobu3.1, whole genome shotgun sequence, the following proteins share a genomic window:
- the LOC126707371 gene encoding auxin-binding protein ABP19a-like: MMLPLFFIFCLFTSSHAAVQDFCVGDLTAPQGPAGYSCKDPSKVTVNDFVFSGLGNPGNTSNLFKAALTPAFAAQFPGINGLGISFGRLDMAPGGVVPFHTHPGASEILFVAEGTILAGFVSSANTVYFKSLKKGDIIVFPQGLLHFEINTGGTVAIGFVSFSSSSPGLQILDYALFGNNLPTELVAATTFLDTAQIKKLKGVFGGTG; encoded by the coding sequence ATGATGCTtcccttattcttcattttctgTCTCTTCACCAGCTCCCATGCTGCTGTGCAAGACTTCTGTGTCGGTGACCTCACGGCTCCTCAAGGCCCTGCAGGCTACTCTTGCAAGGACCCTTCAAAGGTCACAGTGaatgattttgttttctctgGCCTAGGCAATCCTGGTAACACCTCAAATCTTTTTAAAGCCGCGTTGACTCCAGCATTCGCTGCGCAATTTCCTGGTATCAATGGCCTTGGAATTTCTTTTGGTCGTTTAGACATGGCACCTGGCGGAGTTGTGCCATTTCACACACATCCTGGAGCTTCAGAAATCTTATTTGTTGCGGAAGGAACAATCCTTGCCGGGTTTGTTTCCTCAGCTAACACTGTTTACTTTAAATCCCTTAAGAAGGGTGACATTATAGTTTTCCCTCAAGGATTACTTCACTTCGAAATAAATACGGGAGGGACTGTGGCTATTGGATTTGTTAGCTTCAGTAGTTCAAGCCCAGGTCTCCAAATTCTGGACTATGCTTTGTTTGGAAACAATTTACCTACTGAATTGGTAGCAGCAACTACTTTCCTTGACACAGCTCAGATTAAAAAGCTTAAAGGTGTTTTTGGTGGAACTGGTTAA